One region of Mucilaginibacter sp. 14171R-50 genomic DNA includes:
- a CDS encoding M13 family metallopeptidase, whose protein sequence is MIIKKYTLHAVTACAMSALLLSACKDKNKTYAENDVVIKNIDKSVKPGDDFFMYANGAWLKNNPIPGAYSSWGIGNAVQEDLRKKLKKINEDALNANAAKGSNTQKIGDFYYSGMDTVNIEKQGLAPLKEELARVDKVTDVRTLIEEFAHLETIGVQTPFGAYAAQDDRNSEKILMQLSQSGIGLPNRDYYFNTDEHSAAIRNDYQQKHLPALFKLIGLDDAAARAATQKTYAIEKFLADSSRKLVDLRDPYHNYNKMALVGLSNLAPVVDWKKTFEQMDFKQVDTVIVGQPEYYRAVNKALTTFTVNDWKNYIRKNIVNDYSPYLSKAFSDESFRFYGTVISGRKEQLPRWKRVLDTEGSLMGEVLGQIFVKEYFPEKTKKRYVDLVEAVRTSFGEHIDKLDWMSAETKKKAHNKLAKVFPKVGFPDKWKDFSSLEITRGPYAQNVMRGNSYWHKYNADKLGKPVDRTEWGMTPQTYNAYYNPSNNEIVLPAAIFILPWAMDENIDDAVVYGYGAASTIGHEITHGFDDQGRQYDEKGNLKAWWTPADSAKFAQRAQMLVDQFNGYTVYGQHINGKATLGENIADLGGIAIGLDAFKKTDQYKQGKTINSLTPIQRYFLGYAMGWLGQDRKESLLSQILTNEHSPGFLRVNGPFSDVPEFYEAFGVKKGDKMWLDPDKRVKIW, encoded by the coding sequence ATGTACGCCAATGGCGCCTGGTTAAAAAATAATCCGATACCTGGCGCCTACTCGTCCTGGGGGATTGGTAACGCTGTGCAGGAAGACCTGCGCAAAAAACTGAAAAAGATAAATGAAGACGCACTGAATGCCAATGCGGCTAAAGGCAGCAACACGCAAAAAATAGGCGATTTTTATTACAGCGGCATGGATACCGTTAACATTGAAAAGCAGGGCCTGGCCCCGTTAAAAGAGGAACTGGCCCGGGTTGATAAGGTAACCGACGTGAGAACGCTGATAGAAGAATTTGCGCACCTGGAAACCATCGGGGTGCAAACGCCGTTTGGCGCTTATGCCGCGCAGGACGACCGCAACAGCGAAAAGATATTGATGCAGTTGTCGCAGTCGGGCATAGGGTTGCCTAATCGCGATTACTATTTCAACACAGACGAGCACAGCGCAGCTATACGTAACGATTACCAGCAAAAGCACTTGCCCGCTTTGTTTAAGCTGATAGGCCTTGACGATGCAGCGGCCAGGGCGGCTACGCAAAAAACTTATGCCATAGAGAAATTCCTGGCTGATAGTTCGCGCAAATTGGTTGACCTGCGCGACCCATACCATAATTATAACAAGATGGCCCTGGTTGGTTTAAGCAACCTGGCGCCGGTTGTTGACTGGAAAAAAACGTTTGAGCAAATGGATTTTAAACAGGTTGATACGGTGATTGTTGGCCAGCCCGAGTATTATCGTGCGGTTAACAAGGCCCTTACAACCTTTACTGTTAACGACTGGAAGAACTACATCCGCAAAAACATCGTTAACGATTATAGCCCTTACCTGAGCAAGGCGTTTAGCGATGAGAGCTTTAGGTTTTATGGTACTGTTATTTCGGGCAGAAAAGAACAGTTGCCACGCTGGAAAAGGGTGCTGGATACCGAAGGCAGCCTGATGGGCGAAGTGCTTGGGCAAATATTTGTAAAAGAATACTTTCCCGAGAAAACCAAAAAGCGCTACGTTGATCTGGTAGAGGCTGTACGCACATCATTTGGTGAGCACATTGACAAGCTTGACTGGATGAGCGCTGAAACCAAAAAGAAAGCGCATAACAAACTTGCCAAGGTGTTCCCTAAGGTAGGGTTCCCGGATAAATGGAAAGATTTTTCGTCGCTTGAAATAACCCGCGGCCCATACGCGCAAAATGTGATGCGCGGCAACAGCTACTGGCATAAATACAATGCGGATAAACTGGGTAAGCCCGTTGACCGCACCGAATGGGGGATGACGCCCCAAACGTATAATGCTTATTACAACCCGTCGAACAATGAAATTGTACTGCCTGCCGCCATATTTATTTTACCATGGGCGATGGACGAGAATATAGACGATGCCGTTGTTTATGGTTATGGTGCGGCATCTACCATTGGCCACGAAATTACTCACGGCTTTGACGATCAGGGCCGCCAATACGACGAGAAAGGGAACCTTAAAGCATGGTGGACACCGGCTGATTCTGCAAAGTTTGCGCAGCGCGCCCAAATGCTGGTCGATCAGTTTAACGGTTACACCGTTTATGGCCAGCATATCAACGGAAAGGCAACCTTAGGCGAAAACATTGCAGATTTAGGAGGGATAGCTATCGGCCTTGATGCCTTTAAAAAAACCGACCAGTATAAGCAAGGTAAAACTATTAACAGCCTTACCCCAATACAGCGCTACTTTTTAGGCTACGCCATGGGGTGGTTGGGCCAGGATAGAAAAGAATCGTTATTAAGCCAGATACTAACCAACGAGCACTCGCCCGGCTTTTTACGTGTGAACGGCCCTTTTAGTGATGTGCCCGAATTTTATGAAGCATTCGGCGTTAAAAAAGGCGACAAAATGTGGTTAGATCCCGATAAACGGGTAAAGATCTGGTAA
- the pnuC gene encoding nicotinamide riboside transporter PnuC, translated as MQIVHALQQWWQHQTWLEITGVITGLLCVYLAAKNNIWNWPFAIISVTIYVFIFFEARLFADMGLQGYFLGMNIYGWWYWSRRPANEKKIPVARITKKEVAISAAAIIIFTILLGSLLKYTPASFPYLDSFCTACSLVAQVFLARKVLENWLIWIFVDVVYVGVYIFKDLHLTALMYAIYVAIALMGYLDWKKDWIRGRKETRSKIQETRN; from the coding sequence ATGCAAATCGTACACGCCCTGCAGCAGTGGTGGCAGCATCAAACCTGGCTCGAAATAACCGGGGTTATAACCGGGCTGCTCTGCGTGTACCTCGCCGCAAAAAATAATATCTGGAACTGGCCGTTTGCAATTATCAGCGTAACAATCTACGTCTTCATTTTTTTTGAAGCCCGCCTTTTTGCCGACATGGGCCTGCAGGGTTATTTTTTGGGCATGAATATATACGGATGGTGGTACTGGAGCCGAAGGCCGGCAAACGAAAAGAAGATTCCCGTTGCCCGCATCACAAAAAAAGAAGTGGCCATATCTGCAGCAGCCATAATTATATTTACAATTTTACTCGGCTCGTTATTAAAATATACGCCGGCCTCATTCCCGTATCTTGATAGTTTTTGTACCGCTTGCAGCCTGGTTGCCCAGGTGTTTTTGGCGCGTAAGGTGCTCGAGAACTGGCTGATATGGATCTTTGTAGATGTTGTATATGTGGGTGTATATATTTTTAAGGACCTTCACCTTACGGCCCTGATGTATGCCATATACGTAGCCATTGCGCTGATGGGATATCTCGACTGGAAAAAAGACTGGATAAGAGGCCGGAAAGAAACAAGAAGTAAGATCCAAGAAACAAGAAATTGA
- a CDS encoding AAA family ATPase — MIKSEIESSTSEITKIAVVGPESTGKSHMSAYLAKYYQTVWVPEYARRYCEKLTAPPTWQDEINMFYGQLALEAELLPQANKILICDTTFITVKIWSDQIFGQAPQQVINELPKHPYNLYLLLDIDLPWQDDPLRDFPHLREHFMQIWHTELQALNARYVVISGTGDDRYKNAVDAISTYLSERKL; from the coding sequence ATGATCAAATCCGAAATCGAAAGTTCGACATCCGAAATAACAAAAATAGCCGTTGTTGGCCCGGAGTCTACCGGTAAATCGCATATGTCGGCTTATTTGGCTAAGTATTACCAAACGGTTTGGGTGCCTGAGTATGCGCGCAGGTATTGCGAAAAGCTAACCGCGCCCCCCACCTGGCAAGACGAGATAAACATGTTTTACGGGCAGCTTGCGTTAGAGGCGGAGTTGCTGCCTCAGGCAAATAAGATACTTATCTGCGATACCACGTTTATTACCGTAAAGATATGGAGCGACCAGATATTTGGTCAGGCGCCTCAACAAGTTATTAACGAATTGCCAAAACACCCATACAACCTTTACCTCTTACTGGATATCGACCTGCCCTGGCAGGACGACCCGCTACGCGATTTCCCGCACCTGCGCGAGCATTTTATGCAGATATGGCACACCGAATTGCAGGCGTTAAACGCCCGTTATGTGGTGATATCGGGCACCGGGGACGACCGGTACAAAAACGCTGTTGATGCGATAAGCACGTATCTCTCTGAACGGAAACTTTAG
- a CDS encoding RNA polymerase sigma factor: MEAVYVDKHYSLVVECKQGSKKACYELYRLYAKAMLNVAFRIVGNIGEAEDVLQESFTDAFNKLKDFRQETTFGLWLKQIVVHRSINLLRKRKLAFVEIEDGQLDNVPDEEPWDDEDVQYQVAQVKEAMKELPEGYRVVLSLYLLEGYDHEEIGQILNITENTSRTQFLRAKRKLSEILLRKGIRK, from the coding sequence TTGGAAGCCGTATATGTAGATAAACACTATAGCCTGGTGGTTGAGTGTAAACAGGGAAGTAAAAAGGCCTGTTATGAATTGTATCGATTATATGCTAAAGCGATGTTGAACGTCGCCTTTAGGATTGTGGGCAATATTGGCGAGGCGGAAGATGTTTTGCAGGAATCCTTTACGGATGCTTTCAATAAACTGAAGGATTTTAGGCAGGAAACAACCTTTGGTTTATGGTTAAAACAAATTGTTGTGCACCGCTCTATAAACCTTTTGCGCAAAAGGAAGTTAGCGTTTGTTGAAATAGAAGACGGGCAACTGGATAATGTACCCGACGAAGAACCCTGGGATGATGAAGACGTGCAATACCAGGTAGCACAGGTAAAAGAAGCCATGAAGGAGTTGCCCGAAGGTTACCGGGTGGTATTATCACTTTATCTTTTAGAAGGGTATGATCACGAGGAAATAGGGCAGATACTGAATATTACAGAAAACACCTCAAGAACGCAGTTTTTGAGGGCTAAAAGAAAATTGAGCGAGATATTATTAAGAAAGGGAATTAGAAAATGA
- a CDS encoding TerC family protein, which yields MEILTDPEAWVSLITLTVLEIVLGIDNVIFISILSDKLPRNQQEKGRKIGLAMAMITRILLLLTITWVMKLTAPLFNISGMLGVTDPEWVEKLAISGRDLILIIGGLFLIYKSTAEIHHKIEGEDENEGNVKPHSFWGTIVQIMLLDIVFSLDSVITAVGMAKHVEIMIAAVVIAVGIMMWASSGVANFVNKHPTVKMLALSFLLLIGVSLLAEALEQHIPKGYIYFAMAFSILVEMLNLKMRSKRNAKTTH from the coding sequence ATGGAAATATTAACCGACCCGGAAGCGTGGGTTTCGCTGATAACGCTAACCGTTTTAGAGATAGTGCTGGGTATTGATAATGTGATATTTATATCCATATTATCAGATAAACTGCCAAGGAACCAGCAGGAAAAGGGCCGTAAGATAGGCCTGGCAATGGCAATGATAACCCGCATATTGTTGCTGCTTACCATTACCTGGGTTATGAAGCTAACCGCGCCGTTGTTCAACATTTCGGGCATGTTGGGCGTTACCGACCCTGAATGGGTAGAAAAGCTGGCCATCTCGGGCCGCGACCTGATCCTTATTATCGGCGGCTTGTTCCTTATATATAAGAGCACTGCCGAAATACATCACAAAATTGAAGGCGAAGACGAAAATGAAGGAAATGTTAAACCGCATTCGTTTTGGGGAACCATTGTTCAGATCATGCTGCTGGATATCGTTTTCTCGCTCGACTCAGTTATTACTGCGGTTGGTATGGCCAAGCACGTAGAAATTATGATAGCTGCGGTAGTAATAGCTGTAGGTATTATGATGTGGGCATCAAGCGGTGTAGCCAATTTTGTGAACAAACACCCAACTGTAAAAATGCTGGCGCTATCGTTCTTGTTATTAATTGGCGTATCGCTGTTAGCCGAGGCGCTTGAGCAGCATATTCCTAAAGGGTATATTTACTTCGCAATGGCTTTCTCGATACTGGTTGAGATGCTGAACCTTAAAATGCGGTCAAAGCGAAATGCCAAAACTACCCATTAA